The region CACTGCATGATGGAGCCTGTGCTCGCCACTGTTGTGTCACAGGATACGCGTATCTCGTTTTTGTTTGTCTTCCCCATCATTATCGTGCTCATGTTAGTCCTGAGTGGTGGTCGGCTTCTCGGTTAAGGGCAGgcaggaaggaaggaaaggaagcGTTCCCgggcttcctcttcccagTTGTTTAGTGCGAAAAACTGAGTGATTGACCATTTTGGACTGGCTCGTCGGTGAGCCAAAAGACCCAAGATGCTGCCTTGGTGCGGGGGGAGACGTCCTCGATACGGGGACGGGCTtatctttcttcttcttcttcttcttcttcttcttcttcttcttctttttctccttccccACGTGGAGAGGGGATGCCATCGGTTAGGTATCACATCATCTCTCATATTCCTTCCCGTCTTTCGGCGTCagtttctttctctttttgtcCGTCTGCTTCTGGGAAACTTTCGTGGTGGTTGTTCAGCCAAGAGGCCgagggatgggggatggCAGTCCCGTTATGCATGCGTGCCGGAGTGGTTCAGTTCATGCTGATGTGGGAAGGTGTCTTGATCGATCAACCAATTATCAGCTGTATTCTGATTCTAGGCTAGGCCAGGAAAGCTTTTGATGATGGCCTCTTCTAGAACATGTCCTCGATCAGGTTGTGTATAGTTACACACCATCTTTCCTGCCTGCACCAGTGATAAGAATCTCAAGATTATCATGGTTTTCCCTGGTCCTAGTCTATCCGAAGAAGCACACTGCAGACGATGCAGACACGGCTGATAATTGTGTTTCTTGAACAGACGAAAATTCTGCAATCAACTTTGCATGTCAGTGTGCGTTGCAGCAGGAATGGGCTTTGGGGCCTAGGCCGGCCTGTGTAGGTTTTCGATCCCCACGCATCGCATGCTATGCTGGCTTTCTTCAACTGGTCAAGTATTAGGTACTTTCTGCCTGTCCAAGTCAAAATGTCTCAAGCCGATGTTCTGGATACAACCAACAGACATGGTTTCATGCAGCCAGGAACCAAAACACCTCAGCTGTCTAATCTCACGAGGTTGGTAAAGCTGAGAAGTGAAGGCATCACGAACTTtccgctcccgctcccatcaccaccaaccatatatgcacacacatacacatgCAAAGCCAGGAAGTAGTTCCAAGCAAATTAGCTAACCAGCACGTTGTCCCGCTTGGCACTTGGCCGTCGATTCTTGGATATTGTGGCTTGCTGGCTTGCTGTAGTTCGTCCTGCGGATTATCGTGAAGGGTGGGCAGTGCTCCAATGAGCGGTGCAACCGGTCGGGCCCGACAGACGACGGCCTACCATCGAGTCCGACCGAGCATgggagagtgagagtgaCCGCCACAGAGCGCATGTCACGCACCCTCTTCATCTAGATAGATGAAGGCGGCGGTGCAGTCCAACACGTGAGATGCAGATAACCCTAGAGAGAAACCCTCAGAATACTTCGACCCTCAAAGGAGAAGGACTATGACGGGTCAATTCGGGTTATGTGTAATGGGGGCTCCATGTGAAGTGGACATCAGGGAATGAGTAGGGGTGCCAGTGGTTACCACCCACGCTGCGGACAAGGTGACTGGCACCGCAAACGTGTCTAAGTCTGAAGGTACCATGGTGAGACTTTGTCCAATGGGAAATGAGGCCTGTTTTCAAGAACCCCCCAATCATGAAGAAGTGGGTGTTCCACATTTCCACTGATGGATGGTCCAGTCGACTACCCCTGAAACGCCCCTTAAAATCCCAAACAAAACAGAGTGCATTGAGCATCAGCATAGCAACAACAGTATCGGAGAGGGAACATATTTTAGCTGAAATACATAACCACGTTAGTAAATACTCATCCACGGAAACTTTGACATGGATGTTCAAATCGAATGAACGATAACTGCGATGGCTTGAAGGGTTGGTAACACAGCTCAGATTTTTTTCCCAGAAAACCCTCTGTGCCCTCATCATGAAAGTCCAAGCAACCCAATAATAAAAATTCAGGGGATGAACCTTTATGGGTAGCCGGCTTCCAATTTGTGTGGTCATggcaaccaacaaccccagtGCTCTCACGACCAGTCCACGCACTTCTTCTCTTTGGAATACCCCCACTTCGGCGTTTCCAGTTCCAGTGCTGGAACTGCCTGCCCGGAACCCCCGGTTGGCTCCAAGCCAAAGGCAAGAGCGAATAAAGATAGCCAGACTCTTAATGGCCATGTCTAGCTACACATGCAACCACCGTGTCACAAAGCTTCCTTCCATCTATCATCCAaactcctccatcatcaaccagctcttcaacctctcccaTCACCCCGTCCAGACCTGTTTCTCCTTTACCCACTGAGGCCGTTTCTCTTACACTTGACAACTTTACTCAAGTAACACTCTAGACAACACATCGTTTAGAATACTGACCCTGTTGGCCATCACACTCCTCGTCTTGACACGCATCTCCTACATTCACTACCAACAAGACCTACTCCCCTGATATTCTCGACATCAAGGTGCTCGAGACATCGAGGTGTGCGAGACATCAAGTGATGATCTCGACTTGACTCTGCATCATCCCGAAACGGTACACACCCTCCCTCTTGATGCCCCCCTTTCGTTGCACAGTGCCTCCCCCCCACAACTATATTTCCCCCCACAACTAtatttccccccctttcccctcgcAGAGACAGACCCCCATTCCAGACCCAGAACccacacatcaccacccccaagttaaaaaaaaaaaaaacacctaCACACCAAAAACCACACACCCAGAACGACGTCCAAAATCCAACACTCCAAAATgtccgacaacaacaaccctcccGACCCTGAACTTGCCAAGCCGAAGAAGGATGAGGCAGCTATCAGAATCGTCGAGGAGGCAGAATCGTCGAGGAGGCAGAATCGTCGAGGAGGCAGAACGAGATGCTCGGCGTCGGGcgaaagaaaggaaaaaaaaggcagCGGAGTGGCTGCAGGAAGCTGGTGGCAAGAAGCCCGACAGAAAATGGGCCCGAGGTCTACATACTAACCTAGCAAGCCCTCCGCAGTGGCTTGCTAAACTGGATGTTCTGGCATCCTACTTTAGTTTGTTTTGGAGGACTTGTGCTGTATTCAGCTGTTGCCCTTTGAAGACCTGTGACGCAAGTTGGAGTGCAGCATAGCCGGCCAGAAAGAAATCAATCAACAGAGACCATTTGATTCAGTTATTTTTTGACTTTGTATTCAGCTGCCTTGGCATCAATGTGTTGTGGGAGCCTAGTCTATTCTTTTGCTCATAAATCTTCTTTTAACCCCTTGGCCGTGTCGCTTTTCACTCCTGAATCTGTTCGCTGGAAGGGGAattgtgttgttggtgttgttgtgggggggggggggaataaGAATGGGGAAATGGGTGAAGAGAGAAGGGGTGCTGGGGCAAGTGAGAATAAAAATAACAACAATGCTCCTATCAACAAAAGCCAACCGAAGCCTCACCACCCCTATAAAACGTCTATCCCCAAGGCGCCTTATAATAAATGCCTCTGCTATACGCAACGCAGCGCAGCGTGTTTCACCCTGTTGAACTGCGAGCCCATATACGCTAGATCGCCGGCCCGAGCATCCATACCGCCGCGACACAAGATTGTAACGATCATTTATCGGCGGTGAAGCTGCCTATAGCTTTCGTCACCTTCTGCAGCCCCATGCAGTGATGGAGCTGGAAAGTGTGTCCCGATAATCCTTGACCACTCAGCAAACAACTCGTCGGAAAATGCGGTCCCGAAGTGGCGGCAGTATAGAGAGTGGTTCCTAGCTTGTACCATTCATACCAGCACCCTGGGCCGCGAGGGCAgcctgttggtgttgggcaGCCTGCGCTTCGGCTTGTGCGCACACATGGGTGATCACTGCTTGCTCATCGGGCGAGAGTTGTGAAGTAAGCGAGGCGTAGAATTGGGGCTGTTCTTGTTGAAGCCCTGTGGAGAATTAGAAATTAGCGGTTGCCGTCGCAATCTTTAACGGATTGTCGAAACTTACTGTGGAGAGAGACATGGAACGACATGTATGGGTCGATCTTGTCCAGAGGATTCTCCAGAAGTACGCTGTCTTCGCCCAGGTCATCATCGGAGACCTCACCCTCGGCGGACTGCAACTTTTGTGCCTGGAATGATCTCGTTAGTAGGGTACATCTGGATCAAAACTTTGCGGAGGCATTGCCTCACCTCCTCATTCAGGAAGTCAAGGTACGCAGTACTCTCGTCCTTGCTTTCACTGTGTTCACCCTCAGCTGCGTCGCCTTCCTCCCACTGAGCACCATCATCGTCCcagtcctcatcctcgtcatagTACGCTGAGCTGTCGAGTTGGAAGTCATCCCTGAGAGCCTCTTCGCGATCTGCCTCATCGTCAGTAACTGCAAGCTACATTCATCGCCTGTTCTGCTTACTCTTCATAGCTGCCGGAAGGGTGCTAAAGAGGATCGTGATTCCCTAGAGGTCCGTTAATATCCAAATCATCCACAATTCAATCACCAGGCCCATCAAGGGTAACTTACCTTGAGAAGCCTAGGCCAGCCTACCGCGACGCTTGCCGGGATTTGTTCATTGGGAATAGTAATGAGTTGAACAATAGCCATGATGCAGAGCCTCTTGTCATGCACGCGGGTGAACGATTCCATACTGCCGAACCACAGGCTGAAGAACTTGTTGGTCCAGCCCTGTGTCTCCAAGATGTGGAGAGCCAGGAGGGGGTTGTAGTATATGGCGTTAATGACCATCTCCATGAGGTGGATCTTGTACGACTTGATCGTGACTTCCTGTCCGCTCAAAACGTTCATAGCGATAGTGATGAAGCCGTGAACGCAATCGTCGATATGGCCACGGAGGCTGAGCATCATGGCTTCGGCGAGCTTGCAGGCGCAAATGCGGtcaacacctccaacccTGTTCTCCATGAACATGTCCGACACCATCGAGAACAAAGCCTGGACGTATTCTGGCTTGTGGATAAGCTGAGGGGCACCGAACTGCACAAAGTTGTCCAGGGCAGGGAGCATGTCCTCGAGGTACAGCTCAGCACCGGACTTAAAGGTGGCATGGACAAGCTCAAATGCCTGCCACATGATGGGGGAGATCCGCTTAGCCGCGAACGTGCAGCTATCGATGATCTCGAACACTTCGTTGTACAGATCTGTCACATGTTAGCCCCGCTCCACACACCAACCGCCCATCAAACATACCGTAAAGCTTGTTCCGCAGGGTGATCTCAATCACAGGCATGAGAACCCCCTCGATGTGAAGCAAGACATCCGGCGAGCTTTCCAGAGTAAGGATGAGTGTGCCGATGGTCTGCAGCACTCCCAAAGCGGTGATGCTCTTGTCGTCTAGGTAGTCCCCATATTCGTTGTCGAGATCATCCCTTTGCTGATTGTTTTCCAACAACTCGCGCACGATGCGCAAGTATGTGTCACGCAGCTGCTCACTAAGCGCCACAGCGAAGGGGGTCAGCTCGGCAGCGAAAACCTCCACGAAATCTTCCATGACATTAGCCAGAGCGTCGATATCAGCCTCATTAGCCAACTTGAGGAGCTGTTGCATGATTGTTGGGATGCTTGACTGCATGCTGGTTCTGATAATGTCATGTCTGATTAGGGGCTGCAGAGCCAGAGCTGCAGTCACACGGACTGGCAACTTGGGATCCGCCATGCAGTCCAGAATGTGACGATACACAGTCAAGAGATTGTTTTGCTCCTTGAAGTTCAGCTGCTCAAACTTCTCCACAGTGTCGCAGGCACGCGCACGCAGGTACCCTTGTTCGTTGCTGAAATCAGGGAAGACGAAGCGGACGAGGAAATATTCCACCTGGTCGGCGATGGGTGACTTCTTGCCCAGAATGACCGGAGCCAAAGTACCAATCATGCGGAGAGCACCCTCCTTGGCGATATGATTCTTCTTGTCCGGTTCAGACGCCTCGTATTGGGTGACCACCTCATTGATAAACTTGAGGATTTCGAACGTCTGCTTTCTCCGCGCCTTTGTCAAGGTGACCAAGAAATTGGTAGCAGAAACATCAGGGGCCGAAACCTCCTCGTAGAAGTTGAGCTTGCGGTGCAAGTATTCCTCGGGCTCTTCTTCGAATTTCTCAAGATCGTCCTCAGAGAGGCAAAGAACAGGAAAGATAAAGTGAGTGACCAAGGTGGTAAGGTGAGTTTTGAGATGCGCCCACATCTCCTTGGGTCGAATGCACTCGTCCAGGAACACAATGGTGTACGAAAGGCAGGGTCTGCTGAGCCAGGTGGTTTTGGCAACCCATTTCTCAATCTCTTGCAGGTAGTGGTTGAAAATCGTCGGCGCAACCTGGGCTGTGAAGTCCTTCGCAAATCTCTTCTGGTCGTCGCTGGCATTGTCCATGAGAGAATTGGGGTTGCCGTGTCTACGAGACACCGTCAGCTACAAGCAAAGCAGCATACTTGACCCAGCACCGATTCGTACCTGATATACAAGCGGTTCAGATTGAAATACGCCCACTTCTTCGCCTTCCACCAGTGGTGACGCTCGCGTTCGAGGGGGTCTTCGTGCTGCATAGCAGTCGCGGGGATCGGCTTGGAAACAGTCTCCAGGAAGATGGTGCACCACGCAAGGTTAACCTCGTTCTGGCGGAGGAAATCCGAAAGCTCAAGCTGCGGTTGTCAGGTCAGCATCTGCTCAGCACTCTTGAGGTTTACATCCTGGAAACATACCCAGGTGGCATGCTTGTAACATTTGAGGGCGATATGCAGCATTTCGCCAGCCTCGTCGCTCTCCTGCTTCACCAGCTCCTGGCAGACGACCAAAAGTCTTGGGAAGCTGGCCTCGACAATCTTGTCAAAGGGGGCCCTCGTCTCACCCTCTGGTGACTTGAATCTGTAGGTCCGGCAGATGGCAAGCAGGCATTGCAGACCAGCCATTACGGAGGCGGGGGTATTTGTGTTCAGTAGTTGAATCGTATAGTCCATAAAGTTTGGCCATGACTGAGGAAAATCGAAGTGGAGGATTCGCTGGAGGACTGGCACAAGCTGCTGCCTCACCTTGGCCTGAGAGCCGGCGAGCACAGGCAGTAGCCTCTCGCGGAAGCGCACCTTCGCATCCTCGGGTATTACTGAGTTGGTCGTGATATGGTCTGAACGCTCCCATGCGCGGTTCACCCGGTTTTTAAGATAGATAGCAGCTGAGAAGGTGTAAGCAATTGTGTTCACGGATGAATGAATATATACGGCTCGAGATAAGCAACGGAAAAAGGTtcggtggttgggggggcaTGTCGTACTTGGGAGCTGCAGGGTGACGTTCTGCTCGGAAGAcacgaggtcgaggaggatgtctgTAAAGTTGGGCTGATCTTCGGCCTGCACGCCAACAAGGGAACGGTCAGCAAACAGCCACACGTGTGGGCGCAAGACGGGGCAGTGGAGGCggcattgttgttgttgtcatctGGTGCGATGGGtatgggttggggaagaagggcaTTCAGGGCACTCAGGTCGACACCGGGGGGGGTCGAGGGTGGATGGCagcggaggcggtggtggtggtggtcccCGTGGTGATAGCAACATACCTGCTTCAGTTGGAGCTCAGCCCGCCTTCGCACATCAGCGTCGGCATCGAGAGTAGCGACGATGAACGATCTGATTGCGGTGGCGTCCATGTTGGGCAGCGTGAGGGATGTCCTATCGCATCAACAGCCCGTCCAGGGACAACAGCTATGGGTGTGGCGGGCAGAAAAGGCAGAAAAATGACACGGGTGGAAAGCCGAGATGGATGTCGAAGTCGAGGGCCAAGCTTAAAAAAATTTGGGCCAAAATCTGGGTTGCAACAGAGGTCGGCAAAGACCCCGAAATGGCGGGGCTAGAAGTTAAGAGGGTTCACGCTGTGTAGCCACAGGCGCTTGTCACTGTCAGAACAGCCCGTCGTTCACCTGCAACCTTGGTCCGTGCCTCTCAGCCTGCTCTGTCGGGTACCTGAGATGAACGAACAAGAGGACCCTCGACTCGGGGGATTTGCTGAAGAcgggagggaaaagaaaTGCTGAAACAACAAGCCCTTTTACtgctgtctgtctgtctgtctcaAGGATCCTGTTGGTGAGCAGAGCTCCCGTTCCCGTTTCAGAGCGGTTAAGTTTCCTCGAATTGGGATTTGCAGAGGACGGGTGAGCTATTCTATTTTGATTTGGTGCGCTGCACCAACAAAATACCAACCCTCTATCAGACGCCACTGCCACTAGACCAGAGCAGTACTTCTCCGTGGGCTCGCACTGAATCTAATTCAACGCCCCGCCCCTCTATCTCACTTGAGCGTTGTCTTCGACGACCCTGTTCTGAATATAGGCACAGTCACAGAAACTGGTGGTTGTCCAGTTGTGGTGCTGCACAGTTCATCCAAACCGACACAGGCCTACTAAGAAGGACAGAGACAGAGGGGGGCCTATTCTCCCCCCGATGAGCTGGGCAGTACCTCTTGGCATTCTGATAAGAAGATATCCAACCCCGCTATTTTGGAATTTTGTCATCCAAATACATATGCCCATCTCTATTGCCGCTTCATTATTGCTCTTCACTGCTCCTCACATCAGACATCCCTCCTGTGGTCTATCCCGGCCTTCCATTCTTCATTCCACTTTTCATTCCACTTGGTCCTGGCAGTctctcctcaacctcaatgTCAAACGCCTGCCAGAGGATTGCCAAGAAAGGGCAACGCAACGGAGGGGACCCCATGTCCGCAAAGGCGGTGACGCCCTCGAATCGATAAACCAGTGCCCGCCAATCAGGGGCATCATGgttcaacccctccttgcccCTCCATCCAAGCCAAGGCACATGACCCacttccttcttttcccctcTATTCCCCGCCATTTGCTTCTCCTGGAGTGGAGTTCACCCAGGGTTCGGGCTTTTCGACAAGGGCACAACTACACAGTATatggaaaagaaatattCAAATTCACATCAACAGGTTTATGAAGCTGGCTTATGCGGAGCGGGAATACGCGGTAAATCAAACTGCCCACCGTTGGTCTGCTCCAAAGCACAGAAACAATCCATGTTTCAAGATAGCCTCGCAGACCAAAAA is a window of Podospora pseudopauciseta strain CBS 411.78 chromosome 1, whole genome shotgun sequence DNA encoding:
- the NMD5 gene encoding Nonsense-mediated mRNA decay protein 5 (COG:U; COG:Y; EggNog:ENOG503NV4X), yielding MDATAIRSFIVATLDADADVRRRAELQLKQAEDQPNFTDILLDLVSSEQNVTLQLPTAIYLKNRVNRAWERSDHITTNSVIPEDAKVRFRERLLPVLAGSQAKVRQQLVPVLQRILHFDFPQSWPNFMDYTIQLLNTNTPASVMAGLQCLLAICRTYRFKSPEGETRAPFDKIVEASFPRLLVVCQELVKQESDEAGEMLHIALKCYKHATWLELSDFLRQNEVNLAWCTIFLETVSKPIPATAMQHEDPLERERHHWWKAKKWAYFNLNRLYIRYESVLGQLTVSRRHGNPNSLMDNASDDQKRFAKDFTAQVAPTIFNHYLQEIEKWVAKTTWLSRPCLSYTIVFLDECIRPKEMWAHLKTHLTTLVTHFIFPVLCLSEDDLEKFEEEPEEYLHRKLNFYEEVSAPDVSATNFLVTLTKARRKQTFEILKFINEVVTQYEASEPDKKNHIAKEGALRMIGTLAPVILGKKSPIADQVEYFLVRFVFPDFSNEQGYLRARACDTVEKFEQLNFKEQNNLLTVYRHILDCMADPKLPVRVTAALALQPLIRHDIIRTSMQSSIPTIMQQLLKLANEADIDALANVMEDFVEVFAAELTPFAVALSEQLRDTYLRIVRELLENNQQRDDLDNEYGDYLDDKSITALGVLQTIGTLILTLESSPDVLLHIEGVLMPVIEITLRNKLYDLYNEVFEIIDSCTFAAKRISPIMWQAFELVHATFKSGAELYLEDMLPALDNFVQFGAPQLIHKPEYVQALFSMVSDMFMENRVGGVDRICACKLAEAMMLSLRGHIDDCVHGFITIAMNVLSGQEVTIKSYKIHLMEMVINAIYYNPLLALHILETQGWTNKFFSLWFGSMESFTRVHDKRLCIMAIVQLITIPNEQIPASVAVGWPRLLKGITILFSTLPAAMKITDDEADREEALRDDFQLDSSAYYDEDEDWDDDGAQWEEGDAAEGEHSESKDESTAYLDFLNEEAQKLQSAEGEVSDDDLGEDSVLLENPLDKIDPYMSFHVSLHRLQQEQPQFYASLTSQLSPDEQAVITHVCAQAEAQAAQHQQAALAAQGAGMNGTS